The Tenebrio molitor chromosome 2, icTenMoli1.1, whole genome shotgun sequence DNA segment TAATGCTAAGATGGGTATTTATATTCTACACAGCGGcggataaatttcaaaaagaaaaagtgatCTCGACGTAAATTAGAAGACGTTGTACGGGGTTATTCCGCCTGCGGTCAACCAAAAAACAACAGCCGATCAGTAAAAAGTTTCGAGTAGCATCCAGATTTATAAGCAGAGTATCGCCGAACAATGGATCTTTTGAATAAAATGACTGCTTTCATTTTAACTTACTAGAACAAAAGCGGGAAAATATATGAATAATTTATCTTAAACATTTTGCCTTTGTTTGAAGAAATAACGCAAAAGCTCGCCATGAATTGGGGTATTGGATCCTAAAAAATGCTCCGGGGGATTCCCCCATCCCGAATAATGATGTATAAAGCaaacgttttttaaaattcgtcAATAACGGTCGTCTAGTCTAGGATAATTGCGCCGCAAGAGTTCGTGtcgaataaattttattatcaaatccCTTCTATGGCATTATTATGAGGGTTGCAAAGCGCAGGCCCCCGCAAAAAGAGCACCCTTTCTTGTCGCAGTTTTTATGAGGCTGCTTGTTATGCGATGAATCAAGTAAAGCAGAGACACTTTATGGTCGGGCATAGTTACTCTCTAATGGaattacaagaaaattttgcaattgATTTATGAGAGCAAAACCTCGAATTAGTTATAATCTCGGCCGGGGCGGGCtcgattgtttatttatttgaaaaagcgTTGTTTATGCGGTCGCCTGACAGGGAAAATCTGCACATGTAAAAGATCACTTTTTTTTTGCGGCGTGCCAGATAATAAATCATCCAATGTTAGAGCAGATATATGCGATAGCTCACCTAATTGTAATATTGATACGGCGGAAAATTTATACGATTTTCGAGGATGCCAATGCTGAATGGATATGTTTTCGGGAGCGTGCAATTCACGTCCGTGATTTTTTCAgcggaaatcgaaaaattaatgaaaaatggatCCGGACTGAGGATAACAAAACGATCTGAAACAGTTGTTTTCGGCAATAATCTGCGTTATTCTTTTCAGACGCTTAAAAAATGACTATATACTTTTAAAGCACATGTCGTCATATGACAAAGGTGATCTTTTCACGATTTACTTACTATTTTCTTGTTCTATATAAACTGAAAAAACTTCTTCGTTTTGTACGCACAAGGACATCAGGATTCCAGAAGGGCAaaagttataattttttttcttgaacaaAGTTCGGTATAGCAGAAGAGGCTTGTCTTTGGTGGAAACTGTTGGTCATCAATTCATCATAAGAATGGTACTCACCGATCAGTGATCAGTGACTGATCAGTGATCACACTATCTTCTTATTCAAATTTGGCGTAAGAGATCTCAGGAAAGACAGCAACATCATTAGTAGGTATACAAAGTGTTTTTTAAACCAAAACCCCTTGCCTTTCTTTATGGAGGTTAATTTCGCATTTCGAGGTCATTCGCATGTTTGATCTCTTGTCTACCTAGTGTCTTTCACATTGATTTCAAACCGTTTGTAAAACATTAATGCTTTTCATGCATTAAGTACAGTATTGCAACCAACTTGTATCTTTTTTTGGTCCAATTTCCATAAACTcgtaatgaaaaaattaaatctatttctACATTCTAAAaagtacaaagtgatcaaaaaggatcCAAATCAGAGGAGgagttgcaaattatcggtcatgtcgtagcagAATCATAcacaaataagcgttcaaagcAAGTCTTCGATTTcggtttacagacgtttattgtaattatcattatcccagaataagttgtaaaataggttttaccattgaagataaggcatttttattagattgttTTCGAAACGGGGTGAAACAAGGAAATGGAGACTGGTCTTACTTTATACCCCCTTGCATTGAAGAATTTCATTCCAGATATCCGAACCCGATGAGTATTGATTATCAAGCTTAACaatgtattaaaattatagtgcctaattttagGGAATCAGAATCCATCAGGTCGGTTCCTAGTTCGAATTCTAGAAGtggtgcaaaatgttcaaCAAATTGGGGAGGAAAATCCCTCAAATTtcataaggcgtttaagacaGCAAGTTAATTTGAGTcagaaaattttgaagaagGATATTAATTCGTTTCCTTATAAAATTGGTGTGTTGCACCATAACTGAATTTTGTCAATCCATTTCACCCGAGTGCTTGataatgtttttgaaaatatgaagCGACGAGTTTGCctctggaccacaatggacAACATTTCcagcagtttttgtgaaaatatattttttgtcctTGGAGTAATGTTAATGTTTTAACGACTGCTTGAaaagatacgagtaagttctcaatCAACCAAAAATTAGACGAATAACACCTTTTGTacttttcttacagaaaacaacaaaacaaagatttttgaagaataatctttttaaaattttgtaaccaaAGATTAGGAATTTTATGTAGCTGTGTCTTGTTtccttaatcaataataaataatgattaTTAGTAGGTAATAACGTTCTTTTAAACCCATTATTCATGTGTTACAAtggcaattaataatagattttttgagagattggcaaccaacaaaactaTTGTGCGTAGAAGTATAAATCAGTGTATGATCAAGCTGAGACGTACGTttctataaaacaaaagatgaggaaGCACTCtggatttgttttcttgttgatcattTCACACTTTCCTTGAAATTTCGTCActttctattaattttttttgctctatTGCCGAAGGAAGACGGgcaaataatttatgtttctCTGTTTAATAGTGCACCTCTGTGCAGTTTTAATTGCAGAACCAATTTTGATGggacttttaatatttaatgacTCATTTGTCCAGGAATGACATATATCGCAATATCTTATCAGTAGTAGATAAAAAAGGAGTATGGGGGAAGTCgtaagaatattttttctcaTCTAAGTGAGAGAGAACATTTCTAGAATTACAagtaaacaatttataaacaaaatacaCTTTTGCACTTGTGGTATTTCGCGAGGGTGAAGTTTCATAATAAATATCTTGTTTTTTGCTTGTTCGGATTCTGGATCTCttcttcaacaaaaaatcgtaAAATGTAACAACACACGTCCAACGCTGATATCAGCAAGTTTAGTTTCTAATCTAATTAGAAGGTAATGAAGGTACTAATGTTTCATGGACTTATGTGAAAAGAGAAAAGTAAGGTATTTTATTCGTAGTCGggtcttttattttttaagattaTACTTGTTTAACGTTAGACAAAGCGCCTTAACACGTAACAAACACGTTTGAAAGGATTGGTTAATTAGCTGTTATTCAGCAACGGTGTGAGAGTTACGGTTTCTAATTAAGACCGTGGATTATTCACTTTTAACAGAGTTCGCCGTCGTCTTTATGTAACGTTGTGTGTTTATACCGCTCGCCCTAAACACttttcaaatataaaaataaaagaagaaaTCTTGAACACAACGTGAATCCCGGGTTTAATCAGAGAATTTCCATGCAAATGTTTACCACGAGTTagattaaaagaaaacaagGTGTGTGATACGCCACTGCTCTCTCGAACACATTCCCTTTGAGAAAATTGGTTTCATTTTCTTTATGTCTAGTTGTGTCAGACgggcaaatattttttcgtcgAGAACGTTTCCTGTTTTATTTATGCCACCTTGGAGGCAAGGTGTGCGATATTATGGGGGCAGTTGCAATTTATCAAGCTTTGCATCTTATTATGCTAAGGGGCGGTTGCAACCGGTGCCTGTGTGTGTCTAAACAAGATTCGCAGATTTTCCATAAAGGATATTTACTGTTATCCGATGCACCTGATATTTTTACACCCTATAAAATgcttgttaaatttattatctttTCTCTCCACGTTATGTCTCTCCGTGGCGGGTTAACCCATTTAAATGGGATAGTGGCgccataaattttttatttttaaacacatAAAATTGATTTTCGAGAAGCGCAACGCGAACGCCAGATTATATGGGTTTCTAGGGGGATCAGCGTTATTACGTTCTGCACTTTTGggaaaatcaaaatgtaaGCATTTTTCGGGGAAAACCGTTAAAAGTCCCACCAAAGATTTTCAACAATGTTTTTTATGTTGTCTCGTCATTTTTATCGCATCTATGATGTTGAGCAATTCTAggcaaatgaatttttcaaaatttatacaATTTCGTTTTGCTGAAAGTACCTTTtcaaaacaatgaaaataataatattaattattttatcgtaaaaaatacaataaacagAATATCATCTGTGAAGATTTGACAAATACTGTGTTTACCCAGAAGTATAAaggatttttttatcaaagtccgtaaaatatgacatatACTGCTGGATTGATAACTTTAAAGTGTCACGTCATTGCCATGGTATCTGAATTTATATTCTGAATTTGACATATATTGAAACCTGAagtgaataaataaacataattgGGAAACATATACTTAGTACAAaatctatccaaattaaaatgGATTGacagacaattattaaaaaaaaaggatttTGTTGATAACGTTGTTTATGCAAGAGTCATAGTAACGCTTTTCAAAACgagctacattaatttatcagTCTACCCAATCTTCTACCGaaaattaaagaatataaatacaattttgacGTACTATTCAAGGAGAGAAAGTGTCACTTTGTATGTTTAGGCAGGTAAAGTAGTTTATCTGACTCCGACTATGTTTACTTACTTacaaatatttcagtgtaataaacaataattaatcgGTTCCATTTAATTACCACTATCTagttataatagttatttactttCTAAAATATAAATCTACTGCTTCTGGAGCAAACAAATAGATTGACAGTAAAGTGTCTACCGAACTCGTTTGCTTGCTCGACTCGGCTCCGCCTCGTCTCGCAATCTGCAAACTCGTTCAATAAAGTGTCACTTAACTgccttgttgcataaatagctatttcctccgaataacatatataCTCGTACTTATCTGCtactttttcttcaaatattcataccaaattatttaagaaatcaGCTTTATGTTCGAGAACTACTCAGTGTTCATAGTCTTTCAGGTGAAACCTAATATGCAGAGTACATTAGAGCTTCCATTACGGAAAATATAGAATGGAAAAGACTTTGTAGTTTTGCAGTGGGGAGATTTCCGTGTGGGAGCAACGCAAAGGGATGACAATGTAAATCACTGAACGATCACCTAATGCGTTCTTGAAAGATAGTTCCATTAAATTTagtttgcaattttatttcatttatttgtttggCAATTTTCGGAATATCAGCCGGAAAAAAACtcctttttcaaaacaaatctatcggaaatttattaattagatTCTTCTTTGcttatttgttattgttgtttgGATCATATTCCACTCAAAGCACCAATTTATGACAATTCCCTTTGCTTGTTGAATGTTGCATTGACATTGCGGATTATCGACAATGCTGAAATGAAAGAGATATAAGTTTTAGaccagtttaattttttctctagGATGTATTTTTCCCTAGCgagaatgtaaaatttgacagAATTATATTGAAAGTTTTCTTAGTGTATCGAAATGTATTTTGATGGTTCTTCACGCTGTTATTCTATCTTGTGAAATAAATTCATCTGAAACAGGATATTTGTGGCAATCTGAAACATCACCTGATGGAATTCAAGCCAAGGCAGCATCTCGAGAGCTTTCACGCTAAAGCGTTGTGAAGTAGCAACATCAGATTCATTAACATTATCAGTGTAGCCCCATGACCTGTGACATATTAAATTTGTCCGCCTTGCCGCCAGTTGGAAAAAATCGTGCCTGCAGGAATTAAAAAAGTTTCCATTCGCGCTGCCAAGGTAGGCTCTAAATGCCAAGTTCGAAAAAGTTTTTAGCCGAGTTTCGAtaaaagaataattttatttttaaactttcCCGGCCAGTTCGTAACAATTCCAACTTGTGCACGagaatttgtttcaaaatttttgcgagGGTGTAACGACTCGATCGACAATTTAAACAACTcgcataaataatttatgctCCGTAAGTTCGTTACAGTCGCAATGGCCACGTAAAATGCAAAGGTTTACGACTAGGTTGAAGCGTTGCGACTATAAGACAGTCTGAtcgaaaaatgtaaattattaaacaAAGGGAGCTCAAGGAAGTGCAGATTCCCGATATTAAGTTTCggaaagtttttattaaaagtcTCCGGAAACAACCGAGAATTTTCAacttttgtaaatataaaCCGGCGGGATGGGAGTTTCCCTTCTACTATTTGCCGGAGCTACCAAACGTGTCGAAAGCAAACAGCCTCGTATTGCAGTCGATATTTATTTGGAAGCATTAAAAGCTCGATATGCAAAGTGGTATTGCACCTAAAACGTGAAAAAACAAGACTTGGCAATCTCGTTCCCCTCGTTGCACCTACTACTAatgcaaattaaaatcaaatgaaAGAACAGAGCTCACCCTCCGACCGCCAGATGAAATATACTTTTACATATTCCGATAAAGCTTGAAATTTGCAATTCAATGATACACTTCGTCGCATCTCCGatggatttattttttctggtGTGTAGAATCCGAAAGAGCGATTTCTGTGGGTGCAAACGACAAATTAACTTTAAAGCTAAAAAAAGTGGCGTATCACGCGAGATAAAACTCCCGAAACATAAAACATATCGCTCTAGTGCATGACAATCCATTTAAGTTGTGTgcttatcaaaaaaaaaaaaaatgccgcGGGTCTACAGCCACTCTTCCTTATCTGACAACACACAAGAGTCCCTTTAGAGGCGATGCCAATCACAGTTATAACATTTGTTGCCAATTTGAGGGTCGTAGGCGAGATCTCGCCGttcgattttttattaatttaatgctGGAGGTTTATTCAGACGAGAGCTGTGGGTATCAGTTGCGATATAAACGTGACCGGAGGTGCATGCATGTATATCCCTGGAAAGCCCCAGAGGAAACTGCCAAGTTGGGGTGGTGGTCTTTTATTCCGCCGATGAGATTTACTGCTCGGGCTCCAGACTAACGTAATACTTTATAACCAGAAGCCGGACAAGAGACACAAATTTAACAGCTTACATCAAGATAAGCCGTTCATTTATTTGGCGCAGCATTAAAGTGTTAGAGTCTGCATAAGGGACGTCTGGTTTGCCAGgaccaaataaatatttgccaGTGCTTGCGCGGCTCCAGGTGTGGGACTGATGGAAATTGGAATGTCGATTATTTATTCGGTGCGAGAAATTGCGTGATACCTACTTTTAGCTGGTGAAATTTATCGCGCTgtcaaattaacaaataattaaatatacttcatatttatcaatttttctcAGTAGATGTAACAATAGgcatgaaaaaattttttgacctGACTAACCAACTCTGGTAACtttagtaaattttttattgttcattaTTCCCTATTCCCTAGTTTAAATTACGTTTGCCAAACTTTTGTGTATTTTAGGTTAAATAAGGAAATAGGCTTTATACATTTATTCCATCCTAAACGATAAAATGGTATTTTATCTACTGTTTTCTTCAtggtaaaatgaagttttatcgtctagaaaaataaaataattacattttcacaagtttctttattcttttttaatcaaaattacaaacgtCTGAATTGAAATAACCGGAAATaacattgttaataaaaattaaatgtgcactttttaaacacttttCCACCACATTTGACAGTATTCTCGTTAGCGACATCTTTGCTTTTGATGAAGTTAACGACATCCTCACTTTTGATGAGGTTAGCGCCACTGCAACCAGGTAATTCGTTTGAAAATCCTTGACAATTCTTTGTGCTGCTTGTTCCCATCAAAATTCTGTTACAAATTTCCTTCTTATTTTCAACTGATTCATCAATGTAGCCTTCTACAACCGAATTCGATTTCCAGCCACCATGTCTCTTCATCATAAGCGTGTTAGCTCCAGTGTTCGCCAAAAGAGTAGCACTTGATCTCCTAAAGCAATGACCAGTGTAAGATTCAGGTAATGGCAGCTTTAAAAATTCCGCTATCATTCGGGGCATCTTGTAAAATGTGTTAACTCCCACCACTTGCtttgtacatttttcattGCGATAACCCAAAAAGAAACTCTTGGTTGGTGTATTTGCAGGTCTTAAAtcactatattttttgtataaagCCAACTTGCTAACTCCTATTTTCGTATTATCCACAATAGTAAACATACGCTTCTTATTCGTTTTTGTTTCGGGAACTTGTATTATCAGAATATTATCTCGATCTTCGATATcgtcaattttcattttgtgtaATTCATCCATTCTGCATCCTCCGCCGATTCCCATGACCAAGGCAACCTTTAGATAATTTACTTAATATTGAGTGAAACTACCATAATAAAAACACTTACCTTTATCAACAAGTAAATCTTATCAGGTGCATCctccaaaaatttgttaaaatgttcCCTCtctaacacatttgatttaatcGGTGTGTAGGTTGAGTATTCTCGCTTAAGGAAAGTCTTCAGActcaaaaatctaaaaaaataaacgttttaattataatattcaaaataatcatTCTTCTTACTTTGATATGTCTACTTGTTCCTTGATCAGTAAGGTACTCTTCAACTTTGAATAACAACTCCACAATGTTGAAGCCTTATACTTTTTTACCTTTTCTGCGAAGTACGATAGCAGGACTTCTTCTGATACACCTTTTATGTTTCTGCTTTTCCTCCAGGCACAGAAAATATTGTATTCTTTTTCATACAACGATACAGATTTTcgcggcaataaattttcaataacagaTCTGGCTTCTTTAATAATATCTTCAGGAACATACAATTCATCTTCATTAAGGAAAGATTGGGCCATTATTTCCTCAAAAATGAAACACTTTCACGACGCTTTCACGAAACTGCTTTTAACT contains these protein-coding regions:
- the LOC138124027 gene encoding uncharacterized protein produces the protein MAQSFLNEDELYVPEDIIKEARSVIENLLPRKSVSLYEKEYNIFCAWRKSRNIKGVSEEVLLSYFAEKVKKYKASTLWSCYSKLKSTLLIKEQVDISKFLSLKTFLKREYSTYTPIKSNVLEREHFNKFLEDAPDKIYLLIKVALVMGIGGGCRMDELHKMKIDDIEDRDNILIIQVPETKTNKKRMFTIVDNTKIGVSKLALYKKYSDLRPANTPTKSFFLGYRNEKCTKQVVGVNTFYKMPRMIAEFLKLPLPESYTGHCFRRSSATLLANTGANTLMMKRHGGWKSNSVVEGYIDESVENKKEICNRILMGTSSTKNCQGFSNELPGCSGANLIKSEDVVNFIKSKDVANENTVKCGGKVFKKCTFNFY